The genomic segment CTCCGTGATGCCGGACCAGGCCAGGCCGTCGAGCTCGCCCGTCTGCAGCGCCACCTCGGCGTCCTCCCACGGGATCGTCACCGGCACCACGCCGAAGCGCTGCAGGAAGCGGCCGGCGGTCGGGAAGGTGAAGATCTTGAGGCCCTTGAGATCGTCGAGGCTCTTGATCGGCTTCTTGGTGGCGAAGTTGCACGGGTCCCACGATCCCGCCGAGATGTGCTTGACGCCGACCTTCTCGTATTCCGCCTTCCAGATCTCGTCGAGGCCGTATTCCTGGAAGAGAACCGGCACGTCGAGGCTGTAGCGCAGCGCGAAGGGGAAGTAGCCGCCGAACACCGTCACCTGGGTGGGGCTGGCCATGGAGTCGTCGTCGGACTGCACCGCGTCGATGGTGCCGCTCTGCATGGCGCGGAACAGCTCTCCGGTCGGCACCAGCTGGTCGGAGGTGTAGAGCTCGATCTGCATCTCGTCGCCGGCGATCGTGTTGAACTTCTCGATCATCGGCTTGATGACCTGCTCGGCCAGCGCCGGGCCGGCATAGGTCTGCAGTCGCCACTTGATCTTGGGCTGTGCGGCCCTGACGGCGGGAGCGGCCAGCGCGGCGGCGGCGCCCGCGCCCGCAGTGGTCAGAAATTTCCGTCTGGAAGTCATCGTCCTTCTCCTCATTGAGCTCGGTCTTGCCTCGCAACGCTCCCTTTGGGAGTTCTTCTTGTTATCCGCTGTAGATGAAGGTCGGCAGCCACAGCGCGATCTCGGGGAACATCATGTTGACGGCCAGCGCCAGGATCATCACGGCCACGAAGGGGACGATCGAGCCGTAGATGTCGCGCATGCCGATTTCGGGCGGCGCCATGGCGCGCATCAGGAACAGATTGTAGCCGAAAGGCGGCGTCATGTACGCGATCTGGGTGGTGATCGTGTAGAGCACGCCGTACCAGATCAGGTTGAACCCCAGATGGTCGACCAGCGGGATGTAGAGCGGCGCCACGATCACCAGCATTGCAGTGTCGTCCAGGAACGTGCCCATGAGCAGGAAGCTGAGCTGCATCAGGATCAGGATCGTCCACGGGCTCAGCCCCAGCCGCTCGGTGAACAGGGTCTCGATGGCGTGCACCGCGCCCAGCCCGTCGAAGACGGCGCCGAACCCCATGGCCGCCATGATGATCAGCATGAACATGCAGCTGATCGCGAGCGTGGAGCGGACCGAGACCTCGAAGACCTTCCAGGTCATGCGCCGCCTCAGGACGGCGGCCAGGAACGCGGTCATCGCGCCGATGGCGGAGCTTTCGGTCAGCGACGTCCAGCCCTTCACGAAGGGGAACATCATGGCGAAGAAGATGATCAGCGGCAGGACGCCTGCGCTCAGGAGCCGCAGCTTCTCGCGTGTGGTGACGTTGGCGCGCTCCTCGCGGCTGAGCGCCGGGCCGAGCGACGGCGTGATGCGGCAGCGGATGTAGATATAGACGATGAACATCGTCGCCATCAGCAGGCCCGGGATCACGCCCGCCAGCCAGAGCTGGCCGACCGGCTGGCGCGCGATCATGGCATAGAGCACCAGCACGACGGAGGGCGGCACCAGGATGCCGAGCGACGACCCGGCCTGGATGACCCCCGTGATCATCCGCTTGTCGTAGCTTCGCTTGATCAGCTCGGGCAGGGCGATGGTGGCGCCGATGGCCATGCCTGCGACGCTCAGCCCATTCATGGCCGAGATCAGCACCATCAGCCCGATCGTGCCGATGGCCAGGCCGCCCGAGACCGGCCCCATCCAGACATGGAACATCTTGTAGAGGTCGTCGGCGATCTTCGATTCCGACAGGATGTAGCCCATGAAGATGAACATCGGCAGCGTGAGGAGCGGGTACCACTTCATCAGCTTCATCACGGCCGAGAAGGGGATGTCGGACCCGCCGGTGCCCCACAGGAGCAGTGCCGAGATCGTCGCGACGAACCCGATGGCGCCGAACACGCGCTGCCCGGTCAGCAGCATCAGCATCATCGTGGAGAACATGAAGAGCGCGATCATCTCATGCGACATCAGGCATGCTCCTTGTAGATGTCTTCCTCGTGCCCCTTGTGGGCGGGAGCATCCTTGAGGAGGTCGACGCCGCGCAGGGTGCCGACATCCTTGATGAATTCCGAAATGGCCTGCAGCAGCATCAGGAAGATGCCGCATGTGGCGATCGCCTTGACCGGCCAGAGATAGGGCCGCCATGCCGTCGGCGAGCGTTCGATGAAGCCGAGCTTCTCGCCCGCCGCCTCCGGGCCGCCGGTGAAGAAGGCGTGGAAGAAGTCGCGGAAGAAGGCGAAGGGCTGGTCCCCGAAATAGCCCAGCGAGTAGGCTGTCGAGCCCACCGCGCCATAGATCATCACGCCCAGATAGAAGATCAGGAACCAGATGGTGATCATGTCCACCCAGGCCTTCTGCCGGGTGGTCCAGTTGCTGTAGAAGAGGTCCATCCGCACATTGGCGGAGAGCTGGATGGAGTAGGGCCCGCCCAGAAGGTAGTAGGCCACCAGCGCGAACTGCGCGACCTCGAGGGTCCAGAGCGAGGGCAGGAAGAACGTCTTGGAGATCGACGACCACATCAGGACGCCGACCATGACGAACAGGAAGTACATCATGATCCGGCCGAGCCGGTAGTTCATCGCGTCCACGACGCGGACATAGCCAACCAGCACCCTAGGCATGGACGTCTCCCCCGGGGGAATCGGCGGATCGTGGCGTGTCGTCCAGCTCGGCCAGAGCCGGGCGCAGCATGGCGAGCAACTCCTCCACCATGCGGGCGCGGTCGCCGGCGTCTGCGAGCAGGTCGTTGCGGATCTCGATCATCACATTGGGCAAGCCGTGGGCGAGGCCGTGCAGGCGCAGGGAATGGGTGACCCCGTCCTGCGGGCCGTAAGGATCGTTGCGCGCGATCGCCCGGTGCGGCAGCGCGTGCGCCCGCGCCAGCATGGCGTCGGCCAGGCGCGTGTCGCTGTCGTGCAGGATGCCGATATGGGTCTTGCGCGGTTTGCCGAACCAGGTGGGCGTGAAGCTGTGCACGGTGACCAGCGTGGTTGCGCGCCGTGCGGCGCCGCGCGCGTTGATCACGTTCTCGACCGCGGCGCAGAAGGGGTTGTAGACGCTCTCTGTCCGCTCGATACGGGCCGCGATGTCGAGGTCGCGGTTGCCCGGCACCTCGATCCGCTCGGTCCGCACGGGCATGGCGCTTTCGGCCTCGGGCGGGCGGTTGCAATCATAGACCAGCCGGGAGACGCGCGCGGCCACCATCGGCGAGTTGAGCGCCCGCGCCAGACCCAGCGCGACGTCGCGCGCGCCGGGGTCCCACGCCGCGTGGCTTTCCCCTGCGCCACGGGCCAGCCCCAGCCCGCCATAGCGCTGCGGGATACGGTTGGAGGCGTGTTCGCACAGGATGAGCGCGGGCCCATCGGCGTCGCGCGCCACGATCTCGGGCGCCTCGACCTCGATCGGCTCGGCTTCTGATACCGCTTCGTCCCAACCGCTGCCGGAAATCATCGGAAGTCCCCTCGCGGGCGGCTGTGGGCCAAAACCCCATCCAACGCCCGTTCTGGAAAAATGTTTCCACACCTAAAAAATCGTGTCAATTTCTTTCCAGACATGCGGCGGCGGTCGATATGCCTTGGAGCCGTTCCGAATTTCGCTGTATGTGACGTGCCGAAGTCGGCACCGGGGAGGACAGAAAGAGGGGCGTGCCTTGCCCAAGACAATGCGCACCGTGCGCGATCTGATCCGCGCGAACTATCAGTCGCTGACCCGGTCGGAGCGCAAATTCGCGCAGGCCCTGCTGGACAATTATCCCTCCGCGGGCCTGGCCTCGATCACGGCCGCGGCGGGCAATGCGGACGTGTCGGTGCCCACGGTCGCGCGGATGGTGAACAAGCTGGGGTTCAAGGGCTATCCCCAGTTCCACCAGGCGCTGCTCCAGGAGCTGGAGGCCAAGGCGTCGGGGCCGACGCAGCGCCGCGCCAACTGGGCGTCGGAGGCGCCCGAGACGCATCACCTCAACCGCTTCGCGGAGACGGTGACGCAGAATATCGGCCAGACTTTCGCCAATATCGACACCGAGCAGTTCGACGCCGCCGCGCGCTTGCTGTCGGATACCGACGCCCATCTCTATGTCGTGGGCGGACGCATCACGCAGGCGCTGGCCGGCTATGCCTTCACCCATTTCCAGGCCGTGCGCGAGCGCGTCACGCACATGACGCCGTCATCGGCCACCTGGCCGCACTACGTGCTGGACATGGAGGAGGGCGACATCCTCATGATGTTCGATATCCGGCGCTACGAGACGAATCTGATCCGGCTGGCCGAGATCGCCGCCGACCATGGCGTGCACGTGGTGCTGATCACCGATCAGTGGGTCAGTCCGGCGGCCGAGCATGCCGAACACACCTTTACCTGCTGGGTGGAGATCCCGTCCGCATGGGACTCGAATGTCGCCACGATGATGCTGCTCGAGGCGTTGATCGCGGCCGTCCAGGAGGAATGCTGGCCACGCATCCGCGACCGCTACGAGCGGCTGGAACAGCTGTTCAACGCCACGCACCTGTTTCACAAGTCCGGATAGGGGAAACGCAGTCATCTGCGAATGAGGCTGGATGGGTGCGCGGGAACGGCCGCCCGAACCGGCCATATGTGCCTGCGCATGGCGGCTCGCGGGAACAGGAGGCGATCTGTTGTGCCGCGCTGTGTCCGCAATTGTGCGGCAGCGCTGTCGGCCTGTTCGCTTTTGTCCGGCTTGTCCGAGTGGAAAACGCAGAAATTCGCGCTTTTAAGTGGCTGGGGGAGGAGGATTCGAACCTCCACTGGCGGAGTCAGAGTCCGCTGTCCTACCGTTAGACGATCCCCCAACGGAGGGCCTCTATATCTCTAAGCTTTCTCCCGCCGTCAACCCCCGGAATGAATTCCGGCCACGGAAAGGCGGGGCCGGGCCTTTCGGGAGCTGGCGTTTCGCCTTGCCTATGTCCGCACCAACCACGGAAACTCCGGAGTTTTGCCCCGAATGCAACTCATAGTTGCCAAAATCCTGTCGTCCCGGCGTGGGATGACGCGCCGGATCGAAAGCGAAAGCCCGATGTGGAGCAAGAGAGATGTCCGGTGCCGATATGGCTGGCAGGGCGACGGCCACGCCGCGAAGGGCCGGATCGGGCGCCCGGGCGGACAGCATGGACGCCGCGACGATGGACAGGGTGGGCGCGGCGGTGCGGAACAGGCTCGCTGCAACGCCCGGCGGTTGGTCTGGCGCGGTCGTAGCGGCGTCACCAACCGCTTGCGCGCCTTCGCGGCGCGATGTCGGGGCGCGTGGCGGTCCGGCGCCGGACGATGACGATCTCGTCGCGTTCGCCGACGGTCTCGCCCGGTTGGCCATGGGGGCGGACAAGCCCCCGGAGGAGGGGCGCGTCGTATCGCTCCATCGGCTGCCCCGTCTTGGCGGGGCGGGCTGCAGGAGCGAAGGATCGCCGCCAGCGCGCCGCCGTGACCTCGTCCTCGACGACAAGCCGGTCTGGCATATCGGCGATGCGCAGGGCGGGTGGGGCCTGTGCGTCCGGGTGCGCGACGAGGCGCCTCCCGGGGACTGGCCGTTTCCCGAGGCCTCCGGTTCGCGATGGCGGGGCCGGGGACCGGGCCTCGGTCTTGGCGTGTTTGCCGCCATCGTCGTGGCGGTTGCGGCATGGGGGGTCGCTGCCCGGCTCCAGTTGCCCGACACGGCGGTGCCGCCCGGATCCGTCATTCAGGCGGGTGTCGCGGGGCCGGCCCGGGCGGCGGACGGGCCGTTCGTGACCGTCTCCCGGTTCTCTCCCGCCGTTGCCGCTCCGGCCCATGCTTCCCGGATGCCCCGGACGGGGGAGATGGTGGCCCTGCCGCGCCCCAAGCCGGTCCTCCCGGGGACGGCGGGAGCCTTCGGAGAGGGCGACGATCTCGCAGGTCCGCCGATTCCACCGCCCTTCCTGGCAGGGGATGCGGTGGTCCTGCCATCAGACAGCCGCTTTTCCGGCAACGCCATGCCGCATTCTTCGCCGACCCTGCGATGATCGAACCCATGGATCGGAACGGGAGTGGATGTCTTCGGAACGCCTTGAAGGCTCGGCAGTCGCGGATGCCGGCGGGAACGAAGAAGAGGCCCGGCGTGGCCTGAACGGCACCCGCCTGGCGCGGACCGGGCCACCCGACATCGACGTTGCGGGAAAGCTTTTGGGCAAGGGTGCCCGCATCGGGCGCCGGCGCGACGCAGGCTCGCATCATGCGGAAACAGGAACCGGGAGGGACGACCGGGAGCCGGATCGGACCGAGCCGCCGCAACGGCGGACGCCGGTGAGCGAGGCCGAACGACCGGACGGAATGGGAGCGGAGACGCCGGCGCCCGTTCCGGTTTGGCCGGACCAGACGACAGAAGAAGAGCCGCCGCAAGACCGGGCACCGGCGAGCCGCGAGGCACATCCGGATCGGATGGACGCCGAAGAGCCGGCACCCGCTCCGGCCCGCCGACGAGCGGCGCCGGCCGTGCTGTCGGCCAGCCCGGGGGCGCAGGAGCCGGTATTCGGGGGCAGGAGAGATCGCGCGCAAAGCGGCGGCCTGCCGCGGCTCGATATGGGAGCGGTGCCGGGGCGCGAGCGCATTTCCGGCGACTGGCCGGGCTTGGATGCGGCCGGCGACGGCCGGCAAAGACGCGCGCTGATGCTGCGCATGACCGTGCTCGCCATCCTTGTCGGCGTGATCGGCGGCGGTGTCGTGGTGTTCCAGCTCAGGGCGCTCGATGCGCCGCAGCCCGCGGTCGCGGTCGCAGATGCCGACCCCGCCCCGATCCTGGTGCCGAGGGCGAAGCCCGCCCCGCCTCCCGCAAGGCTCGACCCCGACGCGCTTCCGGCCCTGATCGACACGCAGCGGATGAGCGTGGTGACGAAGAGCGCCGCCCCCGTCAGGCCTGAGGAGCCGGCAGGGGCGACGATGCCCGTCGAGATGCCGTCGCCCGAGGCTGCGCTGCCCGAAGGTGCATCCTCCGGGACTGGCGAGGCGGAACCGGCGCCGCAGCAGCCGCCACCGCAGGAGACGGACGGCGCGGCAAGCCGCGCGGAGGGCGCAGCGGCGTCGCCGCAGACGCGGTCGGCACGCGTCACCACCGATGTCAACATGCGCGCGAGCCCCGTCAACGAGGCGCCCGCGCTCCTGATCGTGCCGGGCGGTGAACGTGTCGGCGTCATAGGCTGCAACCTGTGGTGCGAGGTGACCTTCGACGGCCGGAGGGGCTGGATCTTCAGGGACTTCATCGAGGGTTACGGCACCTGAACGCACATCGCGGATCGCGCGCCGTGCCAGCTTTACGGCGACGGCGAAACTGCTACACTGGCCAGCGACTTAAGGAACTCTAGGGCGGCATGGCGCCAGCCCCCTCCTCGAACGAGTTGAGGTGCGGGCAGCGCGCTGCCGGATAGGCAGATCGTGGACGCGAACAGCGGGCCGGACGATGCGCGGAAGGGCGCGCGCCGGCGACATCGTAAGCGGCGCCGTGCCCGGCAGGGCCACGGTGGCGACAGGGCATTGAACGGCGTGCCGCCGAAGGCGGTGCAACAGACGGCTTCAGCGGAAACGGCTCCTGCGGCAGACCCCGGCGCGAAACCGGGCGAGCCGGAGGTGCGCGATACGCGTCAGGCGGGTGTCGCGGTCAAGGAGGGCGAACGTCCGGCGCAGCGCCGGCGGCGCCGGCGTGGCAGGCGGCCGCGGCAGGGGCAGGACGTCCCTGTCTATGGCGCGCTCGACCTCGGCACGAACAATTGCCGCCTGCTCGTGGCCCGGCCCGCGCCGGGCGGCTTCAAGGTCATCGACGCCTTTTCGCGAATCGTCCGGCTGGGCGAGGGCGTCTCGCGCACGGGACGGCTGAGCGAGGCCGCCATGGACCGCACGGTCGAGGCGCTGAAGGTGTGCGCGCGCAAGCTCGCCTGGCGGCGCGTGTCGCGCGCGCGGCTGATCGCGACGGAGGCCTGCAGGGCGGCGGAGAACGGCGCGGAGTTCATCGCGCGCGTCCACGAGGAGACCGGGCTCAGGCTGGAGATCATCGACCGGGAGACCGAGGCCGGGCTTGCGGTCGCCGGCTCCGCATCGCTGATCGCGCCCGATTGCCGCTCCGCGCTCGTCTTCGATATTGGCGGCGGGTCGACGGAACTCATGTGGCTGACAGTGGGCGAGCGCGGCTACGACATCGCCTCGTGGACATCCATGCCGCTCGGCGTCGTGACGCTCGCGGAACGCTTCGGCGGCTTCACCGTGTCGCCGGAGAACTTCGAGGGAATGGTGTCCACGGTTACCCCGCTGCTCACGAGATTCGCCGAGACGGTTCCCGAAACGGCGGGAGACCTGCCCGACCATCTGCTCGGCACCTCGGGCACCGTCACAACCATTGCCGGTGTCCATCTGGGGCTTGAGCGCTACGACCGGTCCCGGGTGGATGGATGCTGGCTCAGTGCGCACAACGTCACCACGGTGACGGAGGGGCTTCTGGCGCTCGACTACGAGGGGCGCGCATCGAGCCCGTGTATCGGCCATGACCGCGCCGATCTGGTGCTTGCCGGCTGCGCCATCCTCGCGGGTATCCAGACCATCTGGCCGGAACGGCGCATCCGGGTGGCCGACCGGGGCTTGCGCGAGGGTATCCTCACCAAGCTGATGCAGGAAGACGGGACCTTCGGGACGGGGCCGGGCAGCCGGCGCAGGCCTGCGACGAACGGGCGGGGGACGCAACGATGAGTTCAGGGCGCAGGAAGCCGCCGCGCGGGTCCTCGCGCGGCCACGGCACGGGCACGGGCCCCGGGGCGGCCCGCGACCTCCGGGTGAAGGTGCGCACCGCGCGCCGCCGCAAGATCTCCTCCACCCGCTGGCTCGAGCGCCAGCTCAACGATCCCTATGTCGCCGAGGCCAGGCGCCAGGGTTACCGCTCGCGCGCGGCCTTCAAGCTGATCGAGATCGACGACAGATACGAGCTTCTCAAACCCGGCGGCCGGGTGGTCGATCTGGGCGCGGCGCCCGGCGGCTGGGCGCAGGTGGCGGTGGCGCGAACGGGCGCGCTCGACGGCAAGGGCCGCGTCGTCGCGCTCGACATCAATCCGTTCGAGCCGGTGGAGGGAGCCATCTGCATCGAGGCGGATTTCCTGGTCGAGGACGCGCCGGACCGGATCGTCGATGCCCTGAAGGGCGAGGCCGACCTCGTCATGTCCGACATGGCGGCGCCCGCGACGGGCCATCGCAAGACGGACCATCTGAAGATCATGGCGCTGTGCGAGGCGGCGCTGGACTTCGCCCGCGAGGTGCTGGCGCCCGGCGGGGCGTTCCTCGCCAAGGTGTTCCAGGGTGGAACCGAGCACGAGCTGCTGGCGGAGATGAAGCGCGACTTCACGACCGTCCGCCACGTCAAGCCGAAGGCGAGCCGGCCCGAATCGGCGGAGCTCTACGTGCTGGCGACCGGCTTCCGCGGCCGGGACCGGTCCGGCGACTGACCCCCCGGGGGGCGATTTCATTCAAGTGGACACACACCCCGCTCATCCCGGCTTGCGCCGGGATGAGCGGGAAGGAATACTGATTCGACCTGACTGCAATCTGACCTATGGGTCCTCGCGCGGCGGCTGGGCGGCCATGCCGCCCATGGCACCGGCGGGGGCGGGGGCGGAGCGCTTGGCGAGCTCGTCGCCGGCGGTGCGGTGGAGGCCGACGAAGAAGAGCGATGAGACCGCCGTCAGCAGCCCGACCGCGATGAAGGCCGGCGGGAAATCCGTGTAGCTCAGCGTGTCGCTGCCCCGCCACATCTGCGACAGCGTGAGCATCAGGGCGCCGAAGCCGATGCCGACGGACAGGGAGAGCTGCTGCATCATGCTGGAGAAGCTCGTCGCCTGGCTGAAATCGGCGGGCTCCACATCGGCGAAGGCGACCGCGTTGACGCCGGTGAACTGCAGCGAGCGGAAGAAGCCGCCGACGAGCAGGACGAGCACCATCGTCCACCACGGTGTCGCGGGGGTGAAGAGCGCGCAGGCCGCCATGAAGGCCGCGCTGAGGACGCCGTTCCAGATGAGCACGGACCGGAAGCCGAACAGCCTGAGGATGCGCCCGGCGAGCGCCTTCATGACGATGGCGCCGGCGGCGGCCGCCGAGGTGACGAGGCCGGCATCCGCGGCGCTGTATCCGAAGCCCGCCTGAAGCAGCAGCGGCAGGAGGAAGGGGATCGCCCCGATGCCGAAGCGGAAGACCGCGCCGCCCGCCACGCTCGCCCGGAAGGTGTGGACCCTCAGAAGGGTCAGATCGATCACCGGGCTGGCAATGTGGCGCGCATGCCGGATATAGAGCGCCATGGAGACGAGGCCGACGGCCCCGAGCGCCATCGTCCAGCCCGCCGGAATGAGGCCGTCCCCGAGGGTCTCCAGCGTGAACATCACGCCGGCGATCCCGATGCCGGCGAGCACGAAGCCGCGCAGGTCGAGCGGTGGCACGTCGTCCTCGCGGATGTCGTCCACGAAGATCGTGGTCATGGCGAGGCCGATGAGCCCCATCGGCACGTTGATCCAGAAGATCCAGTGCCACGAGGCATAGGTGGTGAGCAGCCCGCCGACGGTAGGGCCGAGCACCGGGCCCATGAGCGCCGGCACCGTGACCCAGGCGAGCGCGTCGACATATTCGTGCTTGGGCACGGAGCGCAGCAGCACGAGGCGGCCGACGGGCACCATCATCGCGCCGCCGAGACCCTGCACGACGCGGGCGAGGATCAGCGCCTCCGCATTGGGCGCGAGCCCGCAGGCGATCGAGGCGAGCGTGAAGACGATGATGGCGAGGCGGAACACGTCGCGCGCGCCCCAGCGGTCCGCGACCCAGCCCGACAGCGGCATGAAGACGGCAAGCGCGATGAGATAGGAGGTCATCGCGAGATGGAGCGTCACCGGGCTTTCGCCGAAGGCCACCGCGATGGCGGGCAGCGCCGTGCCGAGCACGGTCGAATCCAGCGTCTGCATGAAGAGGGCGCAGGCGACGATCAGCGCGATTATGTGCTTCCTGCTCATGCGGACCGGTCCGATGCCCCGATAGTCCGGGCAGTCGCTGCTGGCAGGCGCGTGTCATGGCCTGCCGGGGGCGGAGAAAGCGTTGATTGGCGCCGGAGCGGATATGGCATTGGGGAAATGCGGCGCCACAAGGT from the Kaustia mangrovi genome contains:
- a CDS encoding DHA2 family efflux MFS transporter permease subunit, with protein sequence MSRKHIIALIVACALFMQTLDSTVLGTALPAIAVAFGESPVTLHLAMTSYLIALAVFMPLSGWVADRWGARDVFRLAIIVFTLASIACGLAPNAEALILARVVQGLGGAMMVPVGRLVLLRSVPKHEYVDALAWVTVPALMGPVLGPTVGGLLTTYASWHWIFWINVPMGLIGLAMTTIFVDDIREDDVPPLDLRGFVLAGIGIAGVMFTLETLGDGLIPAGWTMALGAVGLVSMALYIRHARHIASPVIDLTLLRVHTFRASVAGGAVFRFGIGAIPFLLPLLLQAGFGYSAADAGLVTSAAAAGAIVMKALAGRILRLFGFRSVLIWNGVLSAAFMAACALFTPATPWWTMVLVLLVGGFFRSLQFTGVNAVAFADVEPADFSQATSFSSMMQQLSLSVGIGFGALMLTLSQMWRGSDTLSYTDFPPAFIAVGLLTAVSSLFFVGLHRTAGDELAKRSAPAPAGAMGGMAAQPPREDP
- a CDS encoding SH3 domain-containing protein, producing MLSASPGAQEPVFGGRRDRAQSGGLPRLDMGAVPGRERISGDWPGLDAAGDGRQRRALMLRMTVLAILVGVIGGGVVVFQLRALDAPQPAVAVADADPAPILVPRAKPAPPPARLDPDALPALIDTQRMSVVTKSAAPVRPEEPAGATMPVEMPSPEAALPEGASSGTGEAEPAPQQPPPQETDGAASRAEGAAASPQTRSARVTTDVNMRASPVNEAPALLIVPGGERVGVIGCNLWCEVTFDGRRGWIFRDFIEGYGT
- a CDS encoding Ppx/GppA phosphatase family protein, translating into MDANSGPDDARKGARRRHRKRRRARQGHGGDRALNGVPPKAVQQTASAETAPAADPGAKPGEPEVRDTRQAGVAVKEGERPAQRRRRRRGRRPRQGQDVPVYGALDLGTNNCRLLVARPAPGGFKVIDAFSRIVRLGEGVSRTGRLSEAAMDRTVEALKVCARKLAWRRVSRARLIATEACRAAENGAEFIARVHEETGLRLEIIDRETEAGLAVAGSASLIAPDCRSALVFDIGGGSTELMWLTVGERGYDIASWTSMPLGVVTLAERFGGFTVSPENFEGMVSTVTPLLTRFAETVPETAGDLPDHLLGTSGTVTTIAGVHLGLERYDRSRVDGCWLSAHNVTTVTEGLLALDYEGRASSPCIGHDRADLVLAGCAILAGIQTIWPERRIRVADRGLREGILTKLMQEDGTFGTGPGSRRRPATNGRGTQR
- a CDS encoding N-formylglutamate amidohydrolase, with translation MISGSGWDEAVSEAEPIEVEAPEIVARDADGPALILCEHASNRIPQRYGGLGLARGAGESHAAWDPGARDVALGLARALNSPMVAARVSRLVYDCNRPPEAESAMPVRTERIEVPGNRDLDIAARIERTESVYNPFCAAVENVINARGAARRATTLVTVHSFTPTWFGKPRKTHIGILHDSDTRLADAMLARAHALPHRAIARNDPYGPQDGVTHSLRLHGLAHGLPNVMIEIRNDLLADAGDRARMVEELLAMLRPALAELDDTPRSADSPGGDVHA
- a CDS encoding MurR/RpiR family transcriptional regulator, with amino-acid sequence MPKTMRTVRDLIRANYQSLTRSERKFAQALLDNYPSAGLASITAAAGNADVSVPTVARMVNKLGFKGYPQFHQALLQELEAKASGPTQRRANWASEAPETHHLNRFAETVTQNIGQTFANIDTEQFDAAARLLSDTDAHLYVVGGRITQALAGYAFTHFQAVRERVTHMTPSSATWPHYVLDMEEGDILMMFDIRRYETNLIRLAEIAADHGVHVVLITDQWVSPAAEHAEHTFTCWVEIPSAWDSNVATMMLLEALIAAVQEECWPRIRDRYERLEQLFNATHLFHKSG
- a CDS encoding TRAP transporter large permease encodes the protein MSHEMIALFMFSTMMLMLLTGQRVFGAIGFVATISALLLWGTGGSDIPFSAVMKLMKWYPLLTLPMFIFMGYILSESKIADDLYKMFHVWMGPVSGGLAIGTIGLMVLISAMNGLSVAGMAIGATIALPELIKRSYDKRMITGVIQAGSSLGILVPPSVVLVLYAMIARQPVGQLWLAGVIPGLLMATMFIVYIYIRCRITPSLGPALSREERANVTTREKLRLLSAGVLPLIIFFAMMFPFVKGWTSLTESSAIGAMTAFLAAVLRRRMTWKVFEVSVRSTLAISCMFMLIIMAAMGFGAVFDGLGAVHAIETLFTERLGLSPWTILILMQLSFLLMGTFLDDTAMLVIVAPLYIPLVDHLGFNLIWYGVLYTITTQIAYMTPPFGYNLFLMRAMAPPEIGMRDIYGSIVPFVAVMILALAVNMMFPEIALWLPTFIYSG
- a CDS encoding TRAP transporter small permease subunit — encoded protein: MPRVLVGYVRVVDAMNYRLGRIMMYFLFVMVGVLMWSSISKTFFLPSLWTLEVAQFALVAYYLLGGPYSIQLSANVRMDLFYSNWTTRQKAWVDMITIWFLIFYLGVMIYGAVGSTAYSLGYFGDQPFAFFRDFFHAFFTGGPEAAGEKLGFIERSPTAWRPYLWPVKAIATCGIFLMLLQAISEFIKDVGTLRGVDLLKDAPAHKGHEEDIYKEHA
- a CDS encoding RlmE family RNA methyltransferase yields the protein MSSGRRKPPRGSSRGHGTGTGPGAARDLRVKVRTARRRKISSTRWLERQLNDPYVAEARRQGYRSRAAFKLIEIDDRYELLKPGGRVVDLGAAPGGWAQVAVARTGALDGKGRVVALDINPFEPVEGAICIEADFLVEDAPDRIVDALKGEADLVMSDMAAPATGHRKTDHLKIMALCEAALDFAREVLAPGGAFLAKVFQGGTEHELLAEMKRDFTTVRHVKPKASRPESAELYVLATGFRGRDRSGD
- a CDS encoding TRAP transporter substrate-binding protein — its product is MTSRRKFLTTAGAGAAAALAAPAVRAAQPKIKWRLQTYAGPALAEQVIKPMIEKFNTIAGDEMQIELYTSDQLVPTGELFRAMQSGTIDAVQSDDDSMASPTQVTVFGGYFPFALRYSLDVPVLFQEYGLDEIWKAEYEKVGVKHISAGSWDPCNFATKKPIKSLDDLKGLKIFTFPTAGRFLQRFGVVPVTIPWEDAEVALQTGELDGLAWSGITEDYTSGWSKVTDYFLTNNISGAWIGHFFANMERWNELPDRLKMLLQVCMNDSHYHRQWWYWGGEARLRVEGTDLKLTTIDDAEWEKVEAAAHEFWDEIAETSETRAKVVEIIRQYNDNMRKAGRPYRYGKV